A stretch of Lathyrus oleraceus cultivar Zhongwan6 chromosome 6, CAAS_Psat_ZW6_1.0, whole genome shotgun sequence DNA encodes these proteins:
- the LOC127095761 gene encoding uncharacterized protein LOC127095761 yields the protein MENRIDTIEQRMNNFEGTMEQIRQLVLEQQSRSQVTVDQIRQLIQEQPARNQVRNGRPRGGEYDDDEEEGSERSAISRDSRSRNRRHGGGNGFRFLGSKRRLEIPIFKGEDAYGWLVRVERYFHLNGVKVRDKLDAVVLAMEDKALNWYQWWEEQAPLRTWEEFKVAVMRRFQPGLLHNPMGPLLSLKQKGSVVEYMEKFEMLVAPLRREERIMLDSIFLNGLKEEIQAELKLHESQSLSDLMDRALLIEEKNDVLHKKGGSWRDREGPLKLKDPADFGGFKKEGERVSSGGNEKYKGRRLNPAELEERSKKGLCFKCGDKWNREHICKFKHMSLKLCENSSDEEEETGGIGVQTEELVEAEEEFKTLQLSMQSKQGFTSNKSFKVWVTVQEKKLVTLIDSGATSNFIDAKLVEQMGLKLVETPPYVIEVGNGERVKYQGICEGLRFMVQGVEFNQHFFLMELGGTDMVLGMDWLASLGNIEANFGELSLKWASEGQKHSIHGDPILCTKQASMKAMIKALHNEGMGFFLQTLQAEEQSPELTEWEEVLESFEKVFNLPTGLPPIRKHDHAIRLKDEADIPNLRPYRYPFFQKNEIEKIVKEMLQAGIIRHSNKSFFKPSFISKEKRWRMEVLY from the coding sequence ATGGAAAACCGAATAGACACAATAGAACAAAGGATGAACAACTTTGAAGGAACAATGGAGCAGATTCGCCAGCTGGTACTGGAGCAGCAGTCGAGATCGCAAGTCACAGTGGACCAAATTCGTCAGTTGATTCAAGAGCAACCAGCTCGGAATCAAGTGAGAAATGGACGACCACGTGGAGGAGAGTATGATGACGACGAGGAAGAGGGAAGCGAAAGGAGTGCGATTTCGCGTGATTCAAGATCCCGAAATCGCCGTCACGGTGGAGGAAATGGATTTCGTTTTCTGGGAAGCAAACGAAGGTTGGAGATTCCGATTTTCAAAGGGGAGGACGCGTATGGGTGGCTCGTTCGTGTTGAGAGGTATTTTCATCTAAATGGGGTGAAGGTGCGTGACAAGTTAGATGCAGTGGTGCTAGCCATGGAAGACAAAGCTCTGAATTGGTATCAATGGTGGGAGGAGCAGGCACCATTGAGGACTTGGGAAGAGTTTAAAGTTGCTGTGATGAGAAGGTTCCAACCCGGTTTACTGCACAATCCGATGGGACCCTTGTTAAGTTTGAAACAAAAAGGGTCTGTTGTAGAGTACATGGAGAAATTTGAAATGCTAGTAGCTCCTTTGAGAAGGGAGGAGAGAATCATGCTGGATTCAATTTTTTTGAATGGATTGAAAGAAGAGATTCAAGCTGAGCTTAAACTCCATGAGAGTCAAAGCCTATCAGACCTAATGGACAGGGCTTTACTCATTGAGGAGAAAAATGATGTGCTGCATAAGAAGGGTGGCTCTTGGAGAGATAGAGAAGGACCCTTAAAACTTAAAGATCCTGCAGACTTTGGAGGATTTAAGAAGGAAGGGGAAAGAGTCAGTAGTGGGGGAAATGAGAAATACAAGGGTAGGAGATTGAATCCTGCAGAGCTGGAAGAGAGGAGCAAAAAAGGGTTGTGTTTTAAGTGTGGAGACAAGTGGAATAGGGAGCATATCTGTAAGTTCAAGCATATGAGCTTGAAATTGTGTGAGAATAGcagtgatgaagaagaagaaacaggGGGAATAGGGGTTCAAACAGAAGAACTGGTGGAAGCAGAAGAAGAATTCAAAACTCTACAATTGTCGATGCAAAGTAAACAAGGATTTACTTCTAACAAATCTTTTAAAGTGTGGGTGACGGTGCAGGAGAAGAAGCTGGTAACCCTAATTGATTCAGGAGCAACAAGTAATTTTATTGATGCCAAACTAGTAGAACAGATGGGATTGAAGTTGGTAGAAACTCCCCCTTATGTAATTGAGGTGGGAAATGGTGAAAGAGTCAAATATCAGGGAATCTGTGAAGGGTTGAGATTTATGGTGCAGGGGGTGGAATTTAACCAACATTTCTTTTTAATGGAGTTAGGAGGGACTGATATGGTGTTGGGGATGGATTGGTTGGCCAGTTTAGGTAATATTGAAGCAAACTTTGGGGAGTTAAGCCTGAAATGGGCATCTGAAGGACAGAAGCATAGTATACATGGTGATCCAATTTTGTGCACCAAACAAGCTTCCATGAAAGCTATGATAAAAGCTTTGCATAATGAAGGCATGGGATTTTTCCTACAGACTCTGCAGGCAGAGGAGCAGTCCCCAGAATTGACAGAATGGGAAGAAGTGTTGGAATCTTTTGAGAAGGTTTTCAATCTCCCTACTGGGTTACCTCCTATAAGGAAGCATGATCATGCGATTAGGCTCAAGGATGAAGCTGATATACCTAATCTCAGACCTTATAGGTATCCTTTTTTCCAAAAGAATGAGATAGAGAAGATAGTGAAGGAAATGTTGCAAGCTGGAATTATTAGGCATAGTAACAAGTCCTTTTTCAAGCCCAGTTTTATTAGTAAAGAAAAAAGATGGAGGATGGAGGTTTTGTACTGA
- the LOC127098221 gene encoding proline-rich receptor-like protein kinase PERK10 isoform X3, which translates to MRWKDGRNHQTLDSKFQYDLQQQLALSLEVQQPPPPSVSPPPPSVSQLSPSSPEDISSSESPEVPSSPELTSSGSDLAKLPPSPLCPPPLCPPSHYPPRHPVPWCSRQAPVVSAELPVSVVLPLPSLYPIPSKAPLLPWLTCKEWKKWNRKAVGMNR; encoded by the exons ATGCGGTGGAAGGATGGCAGAAACCACCAAACTCTAGACTCGAAATTCCAGTATGATCTACAGCAGCAGCTTGCGCTCTCATTGGAGGTACAACAGCCGCCTCCACCGTCCGTTTCACCGCCTCCACCGTCCGTTTCACAACTGTCGCCGTCCTCACCAGAGGATATCTCATCATCCGAATCACCGGAGGTGCCGTCCTCACCAGAGCTGACGTCCTCCGGTAGTGACTTGGCAAAGCTGCCACCTTCACCACTATGTCCACCACCACTATGTCCGCCATCACACTATCCACCGCGTCATCCGGTTCCATGGTGTTCCCGACAAGCTCCCGTCG tttcaGCTGAGCTGCCAGTCTCAGTGGTGCTGCCGTTGCCATCACTCTATCCGATCCCATCAAAAGCACCTCTTCTTCCTTGGTTAACCTGTAAGGAATGGAAAAAATGGAATCGTAAGGCGGTTGGCATGAATCGATAA
- the LOC127098221 gene encoding vegetative cell wall protein gp1-like isoform X2: MDTLLLVASFTVGFSVGAYIILWIMRWKDGRNHQTLDSKFQYDLQQQLALSLEVQQPPPPSVSPPPPSVSQLSPSSPEDISSSESPEVPSSPELTSSGSDLAKLPPSPLCPPPLCPPSHYPPRHPVPWCSRQAPVAELPVSVVLPLPSLYPIPSKAPLLPWLTCKEWKKWNRKAVGMNR, from the exons ATGGATACTCTTCTTCTG GTTGCTTCTTTCACTGTTGGGTTCTCGGTTGGCGCATATATAATTTTATGGATCATGCGGTGGAAGGATGGCAGAAACCACCAAACTCTAGACTCGAAATTCCAGTATGATCTACAGCAGCAGCTTGCGCTCTCATTGGAGGTACAACAGCCGCCTCCACCGTCCGTTTCACCGCCTCCACCGTCCGTTTCACAACTGTCGCCGTCCTCACCAGAGGATATCTCATCATCCGAATCACCGGAGGTGCCGTCCTCACCAGAGCTGACGTCCTCCGGTAGTGACTTGGCAAAGCTGCCACCTTCACCACTATGTCCACCACCACTATGTCCGCCATCACACTATCCACCGCGTCATCCGGTTCCATGGTGTTCCCGACAAGCTCCCGTCG CTGAGCTGCCAGTCTCAGTGGTGCTGCCGTTGCCATCACTCTATCCGATCCCATCAAAAGCACCTCTTCTTCCTTGGTTAACCTGTAAGGAATGGAAAAAATGGAATCGTAAGGCGGTTGGCATGAATCGATAA
- the LOC127098221 gene encoding proline-rich receptor-like protein kinase PERK10 isoform X1 — translation MDTLLLVASFTVGFSVGAYIILWIMRWKDGRNHQTLDSKFQYDLQQQLALSLEVQQPPPPSVSPPPPSVSQLSPSSPEDISSSESPEVPSSPELTSSGSDLAKLPPSPLCPPPLCPPSHYPPRHPVPWCSRQAPVVSAELPVSVVLPLPSLYPIPSKAPLLPWLTCKEWKKWNRKAVGMNR, via the exons ATGGATACTCTTCTTCTG GTTGCTTCTTTCACTGTTGGGTTCTCGGTTGGCGCATATATAATTTTATGGATCATGCGGTGGAAGGATGGCAGAAACCACCAAACTCTAGACTCGAAATTCCAGTATGATCTACAGCAGCAGCTTGCGCTCTCATTGGAGGTACAACAGCCGCCTCCACCGTCCGTTTCACCGCCTCCACCGTCCGTTTCACAACTGTCGCCGTCCTCACCAGAGGATATCTCATCATCCGAATCACCGGAGGTGCCGTCCTCACCAGAGCTGACGTCCTCCGGTAGTGACTTGGCAAAGCTGCCACCTTCACCACTATGTCCACCACCACTATGTCCGCCATCACACTATCCACCGCGTCATCCGGTTCCATGGTGTTCCCGACAAGCTCCCGTCG tttcaGCTGAGCTGCCAGTCTCAGTGGTGCTGCCGTTGCCATCACTCTATCCGATCCCATCAAAAGCACCTCTTCTTCCTTGGTTAACCTGTAAGGAATGGAAAAAATGGAATCGTAAGGCGGTTGGCATGAATCGATAA
- the LOC127098224 gene encoding uncharacterized protein LOC127098224, with protein MHLMDQYEIVCQCKKGRMLRKCSNSNKNKNIMFYCCTKSKKLSNGRWDFGCQFFLWEDQLRRCLCGEGMCALVRYEDKGMEVCSLQGCSPAESGEGSGSSKSKQCQLCQVLSIKIKILEAKLEVAQSPEKHANTSSAILYEALEEVSDAVAGLSLDHQPNIS; from the exons ATGCATCTG ATGGATCAATATGAAATTGTTTGCCAATGCAAGAAGGGGAGAATGTTACGGAAGTGTTCAAATTcgaataaaaataaaaatataatgtTCTACTGCTGTACAAAATCAAAG AAATTGTCAAATGGGAGATGGGACTTCGGTTGCCAATTCTTTTTGTGGGAGGACCAACTCAGGCGTTGTTTGTGTGGTGAAGGTATGTGTGCCCTTGTACGATACGAAGACAAGGGCATGGAAGTGTGCTCCCTGCAG GGTTGTTCACCAGCTGAATCCGGAGAGGGCAGTGGTTCTTCAAAATCTAAACAGTGCCAACTGTGCCAAGTTTTATCAATCAAAATCAAGATTTTGGAAGCCAAGCTGGAGGTTGCTCAATCTCCGGAGAAGCACGCCAACACATCATCTGCCATTTTATACGAAGCTTTGGAAGAGGTGTCTGATGCGGTGGCGGGACTATCGCTGGATCATCAACCAAATATTTCTTAA